Within the Verrucomicrobiota bacterium genome, the region GCGGAAGTGCGGGCGCGGGGCTTTGAACGGCGGCGGTCTTCTTGGTCGTCGCTGCTTTTTTCTTCTTTGCCGCGGGTTTCTTGGGCACCGGCTGCGCTGCCGGTGCGTTGGTCGGCGCCGCTGTGACTGCTGGCGCCGGCACGGCGGTGGTGACTGGCGCCGGCGATGGTTGAGTCGTCGCCGCTGGTTGGGCGATCACGCCCGAGGAAAGCATCATGGTCAATAGCAACCCGTATTTTGTTTTCATATCTTGGGAAGTAGAGATTTAATCTCCGGTTCTGTCAATGTCCGCCATTTGCCGCTGGGCAATTCGCCGAGCTTGATCTTTCCGATCTGTGTGCGCTGCAACCGGCGGACCGTCAAGCCTTGCGATTCAAACAGCCGCCGTACTTCGCGATTCTTGCCTTCGGCCAGTTCCAGTTCCACCAGGCTCTGGGAATTGTTGACCGCCAACAGCCGGGCATTCTGCGCCTGCAATTTTTCCCCCGCGTGCGTCACGCCGCGCGTGAACTGGCCCAACATCCCGGGCGCCACGCGCCCTTCCACCGTCGCGAGGTATTTTTTGCGGACGCCGTAACGCGGATGCGTCAGCCGCAAACTGAACTGTCCGTCGTTCGTCAGAAAAAGCAATCCTTCACTCTCATAGTCCAGCCGCCCCACGGAGGAGAGGTTGTTCCATTCCTTTGGGAGCAGATCGCCGATCGTCCGACGTTTCCATTCATCCTGTTTCGAGCAGACGTAACCGCGCGGTTTGTTGAGGGCGACGTAAAGCTTCCGCTTCGCGCGGAGCGGGCTTCCGTCCACCGCAACCTGGTCCTGGTCGGAATCAACCTTGCTGCCCAGCTCGCGGATGGTCTGGCCGTTGACCGACACCCGGCCGGCGAGGATGATTTGCTCGCTGGCGCGACGGGAGGCCACGCCGGCTTCGGCCAGAAATTTTTGCAGACGAACTTTCAAGTGCCTGGTGCGGAATGCAGAATTTGGAACGAACTATCAGCGGGCGGAGGAATCTCCTATTTCGCCCTTCGCCTTCCGGGTTCCGCATTTGAATCACACGTCCGGCTTGGTCTTGCGCAGGCCGGTCACGCGGTCGCCCGGCTTCCATTGGCCGCGTCGTTTCAGCACTTCCACGCGCTCGAAGCGCTTGAGGACATTTCGTTTGCCACCCATGGTGGCGATGGCCCGCAGACTGCGATGTTGTGACATAAATAAATTCCAAATGTTGTTGACCCACTCCGCTGTTGAAGTGGGGGCGCATCGTAGCACGATGTTGGTTGAGTTGCCAATGGTTTATTTGGTTCGATGGCCGACGGTACTTTGCGATGGACAACCCGATTACGGGAACAAGCCGCGAATTTGTTTGGCCTCGCGCACCCGGCTCACGCCCAGACTCAGCGCGGCCAGGCGCATGGAGATTTTTTGTTTGCGGCTGAGGTTCAGCGTTTGCGTGAAGGAGCCTTCCAAAGCAAGGAAGTTGGAGTTTTGGCGAATTGTCCTGGCGCGAACGTAGCGGTAAAGCAGGGGACAGAGAAACCGGGGCTTTTCATGCGTTACGGTGAAACGACGCATTTCTGCAATGACAACGGCTGGAATCCATGACACATTATCGCCATGAAAGGCATCGGCTACGTCTATTGGCAGGATGGCGACATGTGGCTCGGTTATCTG harbors:
- a CDS encoding rRNA pseudouridine synthase, whose protein sequence is MKVRLQKFLAEAGVASRRASEQIILAGRVSVNGQTIRELGSKVDSDQDQVAVDGSPLRAKRKLYVALNKPRGYVCSKQDEWKRRTIGDLLPKEWNNLSSVGRLDYESEGLLFLTNDGQFSLRLTHPRYGVRKKYLATVEGRVAPGMLGQFTRGVTHAGEKLQAQNARLLAVNNSQSLVELELAEGKNREVRRLFESQGLTVRRLQRTQIGKIKLGELPSGKWRTLTEPEIKSLLPKI
- a CDS encoding small basic protein, producing MSQHRSLRAIATMGGKRNVLKRFERVEVLKRRGQWKPGDRVTGLRKTKPDV